The Gossypium hirsutum isolate 1008001.06 chromosome D03, Gossypium_hirsutum_v2.1, whole genome shotgun sequence genomic interval ATAACCGATCATAGTATTTCTTCCGCTGAACGAAAGAAAATTAGCTACGAAGTGTTAAATTACCTTGTGATCAGACGATAACGGAACTGGCTTGCCTTTACGACACAAAACGGCTCTAGAATCACCGCAGTTTGCAACGACGATTTTATCGGACGTAACGATAGAGACGACTGCGGTGGAGCCAACGGCGTCGCACTCCGGAGATTGTAAATCGCATCGGCAATTAGCTCCGACGACGCTCTCGTTCCACTTGAtgacttcgttatccatgcgcttgAAGCTACGCTCCATCGCACTTTTCCATTGTTGCTCGCATTCCAGCTCTTCTTTGACCAGCTCATGTAACCGCTCTCTGCACCTCGTCGCCACCTAACAAATAATAACCACCAAAACCGTCAAAAACAAGGTTCAGTTTCTTTAAAAAAGGAAGAGAAATAACCGatatttattctattttcaaaattttaggacTCCTACGTGAGAGCAACCGTGGCCATCGTAGACGCCAAAATAGTGGAAGCCAACGTCGGCCGAATCCTGTCCTTGGCGGTGAAACGAAGGGCGAATAGCGACGGCGTCTTCCATGTCTCTCCGCCTTCCACAAACCGAAGCGGCGCCAAATTTAGGATACATCTCTGAACCGATGACAGGCATCAAAAGCGAGGGACTTCCCTTCGTTttcgatttgaattttttatgtattaCTGTCTGTTTTTCCCCTTCATCGGATATAGAATTACCTTCTCTGTTTTCACGGTCTAGAGAAAATGAGGCCGCGTATACCTGAAACTTGTGGCGTCTACGGCCGTTCTCAGCCTCCGATGGAGTCACGTCCACGAATTTGATCCGTCTGATCTTCATCCTACGTCTCGAGGTTGTTGCACGTGAACTCGGTTTACAACCTGTTGATGATGCTTCACCTTCGTTCATCACTCCGCGATAGATCTCCGCCATCAACGACTAAAACCACCCGattattaccataaaatattTCCGGTAATAAGTGAAGCTCTTGAACTTGTGATTAAAGCTACAATATTTTCTTTTAGTAACGCtttcttttaaaggaaaaaaaatcaatgcGAAATCGAATTCGAAAGTGAAATGAAAAAGATTGTTCGCGCGCTCTAGAGATGGAAGGCTTTTAAATATGAAGGCTCTTTAGTCTTTTCTGGATGACTACGGGCAGATTGCCCGTCACTGATACGGGCATACCAAACAACAGGTAGCGGCACTCTATTTGTAACAAGTGGCTAGTAAATGCGTTGTATAATTTCCCTTTTTGGATTAATATGCAATGtaaggttttatttttttagatataatgtatttttttattttctatttccatcttataatttatgtatttttatattatatgtaaTGCACTTTTCTATTAATTCTTGTTCatataatgtatttttttatacaaactaCTTTTTAGTTCTTGATAAAATCACAAACaaatatacatcacatataattttatatttatacttatttttttgaaGCACTCATTCgttacaataaaatattttttttgattttaaTAATGTTCTCAAGAGAAATTGATGTCACTAATTTAATTGAAagagttaataatattaactatttaggtTACTAAcaatattataaaagtagagaAACCAATTGATATCGAAAAATTAAAGTACATAGATTGAATATCAAGTTTTAGTATAGTCTAgggattaaatttgaaatttgacaatcgttttataacataaaaattgaaaaaaacacCACCACAAACCTAAAACAAATGAGAAGCCATTAGCCGCTCTCTATGGTTCTCAAgtcatttaaattatatataaccatgtAATATTTTAATCGAAAATTAACCACACTAACTATTTGGACTATTtaataatgttataaaaatataaagaccaaATTATATTAGAAATTGAAGTAAATATCAAAGGTTTGTATAACAGAGGACCAAaactacaatttaattatttttaaaaaatgtaaagaaaaattACGTGGACGCAGACTCACGTGTCAACAATGGCTTTTATATACAGGTATatagatttaaatttaattataaattatggattttaatacttttaattttgGTAAATGCATCAGGAAACCTCCGTGCTTAGGGATGGATTGTATTTTAGCCTTTTTGCTGAAAATAGGCAAATTAACCCTTCTACATTTTGAAACGTGTAAAttagtttattcgttaaattttATCTGTTAAATGATAACGTACAATGttaatttaaatggttaattattaATTTGGTCCTTGAACTACatctaaaatttcattcatttttaaattttttccttaataataattctaaaaattcttaaaaataaatataaattatgaaaaatattaaaaattatgttaaaataaaatcaaatcctGATTTATTAAAGCCAAAACTTACATTCAAATAAGCTCTTTTTTGGTGAATtgtgatgtttttatttttattttttgaaaaattaagctCTCTTTGAATAATGGGAAaacatttctatttttaataaaattctcgATTTGATGAAAACCATCTAATGCAATGAGACACTAACCTTACTTGTCGAAGATGCTGTCTAATACAATTCTAAAAGTACCCATTTTAATAAAATCAAGGTTTTATTACCGTTGAAAtacaatcaaacaaaaaaaaaacacatttacgGTAAACAAAATCTTTCGATTTTGCATCTCTCATACCATGAATaagaagatgaagacaaggcgcTCATTTTGCTACTTCTCCACCTCTGAAGACGAGTTGATGGCTTTggggttttattttaaattataattccactttttatcttttatttcttttcataaatttaagtcattattttctaaaatttcaaagaTTATGGAGTTATTGTTTCGAGCCCAAAAATTTATGTTCAAAATTCAAAACTTAGAAATTGTTAAATCCAGTAACTTAAAAGATTTAAGGTTCTTAGGGTATTAAACAATAAGATCTTTAAATGAGAAAGTTTGTAATAATTAAGGGATGCGAAAATGAgtaattgaaattttataacGGTGATTACATACCATCAAGAGATACAAAATGATAAGAGATGTgaaaatgaatatttattagagTAGAAGAaagtaaacataaaataaatttttatgtacctTTTAGTTGAAAGCATGGGTGATGAAGATGAAATTGAACGTTAACAAAAGGATCAAAAATTTGAAAGCATGTAATCAAaacttttagttaattttttttcttcaattaagattttatttatttatgggtTCAATCAAACATGAaaaatcttttctttcttttttttttttaagttttataatataGGGAAGAAAGACTTGTAAAAAGACCATAGTTTTTGGGTTTCGACCCAAacgtttgattaaaaaaattttaaaatttttttggtaactttttagatttttttacatatatattttgtatttttagaaatattttatttataattttttgttttttaaaaatagtttaatctTTTAGaattactaaataatattttagttatagTTTAGACCTACGTCGTTATTTAATAGATAAGAAAGGattaatttacacattttaaCAGGCTACCTAATACTGTtacctttaatttttaatattaaacaaGTAATA includes:
- the LOC121215534 gene encoding probable protein phosphatase 2C 24; the protein is MAEIYRGVMNEGEASSTGCKPSSRATTSRRRMKIRRIKFVDVTPSEAENGRRRHKFQVYAASFSLDRENREGNSISDEGEKQTVIHKKFKSKTKGSPSLLMPVIGSEMYPKFGAASVCGRRRDMEDAVAIRPSFHRQGQDSADVGFHYFGVYDGHGCSHVATRCRERLHELVKEELECEQQWKSAMERSFKRMDNEVIKWNESVVGANCRCDLQSPECDAVGSTAVVSIVTSDKIVVANCGDSRAVLCRKGKPVPLSSDHKPDRPDELDRIQEAGGRVIYWDGPRVLGVLAMSRSIGDTYLKPYVSCEPEVTVTDRTVDDECLIIASDGLWDVVSNDTACRVARMCLRGKVDVRAPPCLVKGMEGEVVVGSTKGGEGGEISDKACSDASLLLTKLALARHSTDNVSVVVVDLKRAT